The following proteins come from a genomic window of Hymenobacter canadensis:
- the odhB gene encoding 2-oxoglutarate dehydrogenase complex dihydrolipoyllysine-residue succinyltransferase, with protein sequence MGLEIKIPAVGESITEVTIAKWLKADGDTVKRDEILAELESDKATFELPAEADGVLKIRVAEGETIGIGTTIAEIDGDGAAAPAAAAPAASAPAAPAADPVSQGEQNPKASDQAGYGGQPEGGAAGAPAAAAPAAGNGGGATVEMTIPAVGESITEVTVAKWLKEDGAQVQRDEIIAELESDKATFELPAEGTGILRHAAKEGETIGIGATIARIEGGSGAAAPTPAPAAAPAAAAQAAPAATAPAASATISYATGTPSPAAGKILGEKGISPADVQGSGRDGRITKEDAQNAQAKPAAPAPAAAAPAKPAAAPQAAPAASGNRNQRRERMSNLRKTVARRLVSVKNETAMLTTFNEVNMQPIMDLRNKFKDKFKEKHSVGLGFMSFFTKAVCVALKEWPAVNAQIDGTDIVYNDFCDISIAVSAPKGLVVPVIRNAEELSFDGIEKEIQRLAGLARDNKLTIEQMTGGTFTITNGGVFGSMMSTPIINAPQSAILGMHNIVQRPIAENGQVVIRPMMYLALSYDHRIIDGRESVSFLVRVKELLEDPTRLLLGV encoded by the coding sequence ATGGGTCTGGAAATTAAAATCCCCGCCGTCGGCGAGTCCATCACCGAAGTAACCATTGCCAAGTGGCTGAAAGCCGACGGTGACACCGTGAAGCGTGACGAGATTCTGGCCGAGCTGGAATCCGACAAAGCCACGTTCGAGCTGCCCGCCGAGGCCGACGGCGTGCTGAAAATCCGCGTTGCCGAGGGCGAAACCATCGGTATCGGCACCACCATTGCCGAAATCGACGGCGACGGTGCGGCCGCGCCGGCTGCTGCGGCTCCGGCTGCCAGTGCCCCCGCCGCTCCTGCTGCCGACCCGGTAAGCCAGGGTGAGCAAAACCCCAAAGCCAGCGACCAGGCCGGCTACGGCGGCCAGCCAGAAGGCGGTGCTGCCGGTGCTCCGGCCGCTGCTGCTCCGGCTGCCGGCAACGGCGGCGGTGCTACCGTGGAAATGACGATTCCGGCCGTGGGCGAGAGCATCACGGAAGTGACGGTGGCCAAGTGGCTGAAGGAAGACGGTGCCCAGGTACAGCGCGACGAAATCATTGCCGAGCTGGAATCGGATAAGGCCACGTTTGAGCTGCCCGCCGAAGGCACCGGTATCCTGCGCCACGCCGCCAAGGAAGGCGAAACCATCGGTATCGGTGCTACCATTGCCCGCATCGAAGGTGGCAGCGGTGCCGCCGCTCCGACTCCGGCTCCCGCCGCTGCTCCTGCTGCTGCTGCCCAGGCTGCTCCGGCCGCTACTGCTCCGGCGGCTTCGGCTACTATCAGCTACGCCACGGGCACGCCTTCGCCGGCCGCCGGCAAAATCCTCGGCGAAAAAGGCATCAGCCCCGCCGACGTGCAGGGCTCGGGCCGCGACGGCCGCATCACGAAAGAGGATGCCCAGAACGCCCAGGCCAAGCCCGCCGCGCCGGCTCCGGCCGCTGCTGCTCCTGCCAAACCGGCTGCGGCTCCGCAAGCAGCTCCGGCCGCCAGCGGCAACCGCAACCAGCGCCGTGAGCGGATGAGCAACCTGCGCAAGACCGTCGCCCGCCGCCTAGTGTCGGTGAAGAACGAAACGGCCATGCTCACCACCTTCAACGAGGTGAACATGCAGCCCATCATGGACCTGCGCAACAAGTTCAAGGACAAGTTCAAGGAGAAGCACAGCGTGGGCCTCGGTTTCATGTCGTTCTTCACCAAGGCCGTGTGCGTGGCCCTGAAAGAGTGGCCCGCCGTGAATGCCCAGATCGACGGCACCGACATCGTGTACAACGACTTCTGCGACATCAGCATTGCCGTATCGGCCCCCAAAGGCCTCGTGGTACCAGTAATCCGCAACGCCGAGGAGCTGTCGTTTGATGGTATCGAGAAGGAAATCCAGCGCCTCGCCGGCCTGGCCCGCGACAACAAGCTCACCATCGAGCAGATGACCGGTGGCACGTTCACCATCACCAACGGCGGCGTGTTCGGCTCCATGATGAGCACTCCGATCATCAACGCCCCGCAGTCGGCCATCCTGGGCATGCACAACATCGTGCAGCGCCCGATTGCCGAAAACGGCCAGGTGGTGATTCGCCCGATGATGTACCTCGCCCTGAGCTACGACCACCGCATCATCGACGGCCGCGAGTCGGTATCGTTCCTGGTGCGCGTGAAGGAGCTGCTCGAAGACCCGACCCGTCTGCTGCTGGGCGTCTAA
- a CDS encoding MGH1-like glycoside hydrolase domain-containing protein, whose product MSRLSCSTAFLLGLGFLAACQMTKPASSPTAGAPAAAPPAPVWQSAAYTVYRDSLVQGRHTARALSRQQLTSNYQSPANAFQSPQISFTFSLNGKDNEMAPGQDHQFLALPAAGGMALETPVIVFGQQHLDKRPVPANQYLAPNTPLTIRLDLRPLLAAFRKQGYYTLYNGQKLYEADFKHVFVAGNTAPLSWDFDNLINKPSLELKDPDGNGIYETTVVLNAHSDQKTTAGTWNASLDVSAFPQLTSDFPLLDALYNMALEEARRAVEPDGTFRTGQEWAGVWTRDISYSIILSQALLQPEVAKTSLLRKVTPEGRIIQDTGTGGAYPVSTDRIIWATAAWEIYLTTGDEEWLRQVYPIIRRTIEDDEQVAYDAQTHLVRGESSFLDWREQTYPKWMQPADIYQSENLGTNAAHYQGNIVLGLMAEKLGETAVARDAQTRAARIKQGINQHLWLDDRGYYGQFRYGRVHQQVSPKAEALGEALAVLFGVAEGSRPQTVVAHTPVMDYGVPCIYPQISGIPPYHNNAVWPFVQSYWGLAAAKVGNETAFLESLMAVARPAALFLTNKENFVASNGDFAGTQINSSNMLWSLSGALGLVYKGLFGMDFQADQLTFRPFVPQALAGTRRLTNLRYRGAVLDIEMTGFGQGYHRITLDGQPLPDGTIPATLTGAHTIRIELNNLPLAASSQNKVTHHVAPPTPAVRYAAGALAWPSVEGARAYQVLRNGQFAARTTESTYPVPGGQPFGEYQVVAIDAQGFESFASEPVVPEAARYTQVVEIETAAPRSAKAYRGYTGKGFVEVSKTLNRRLAVPVSVPTTGHYALDFRYANGNGPINTSNKCAIRTLRLGAQLLGTVVLPQRGVNEWSDWGYSNPIIVQLPRGKSVLTLTLAPANENMNGAVNEAILDQLRLVRVE is encoded by the coding sequence ATGTCCCGACTTTCCTGTTCCACTGCCTTCCTGCTCGGCCTCGGCTTTCTTGCTGCCTGCCAGATGACTAAACCTGCTTCTTCACCCACTGCCGGCGCCCCGGCGGCCGCGCCTCCCGCACCTGTGTGGCAGTCGGCGGCCTACACCGTCTACCGCGACTCGCTGGTGCAGGGCCGCCACACGGCGCGGGCCCTCTCGCGCCAGCAGCTGACGAGCAACTACCAGAGCCCGGCCAACGCGTTTCAGAGCCCGCAGATCAGCTTCACGTTCAGCCTCAACGGCAAGGATAACGAAATGGCGCCGGGCCAGGACCACCAGTTTCTGGCACTACCGGCCGCCGGGGGCATGGCCCTAGAAACCCCGGTTATCGTGTTCGGGCAGCAGCACCTAGATAAGCGGCCGGTGCCAGCCAACCAGTACCTGGCGCCCAACACGCCGCTCACCATCCGGCTGGACCTGCGGCCGCTGCTGGCGGCGTTCCGCAAGCAGGGCTACTACACGCTCTACAATGGCCAGAAGCTGTACGAGGCCGATTTCAAGCACGTATTCGTGGCCGGCAACACCGCGCCGCTGAGCTGGGACTTCGACAACCTTATTAACAAGCCGTCGCTGGAGCTGAAAGACCCCGATGGCAACGGCATCTACGAAACCACGGTGGTGCTCAACGCCCACTCCGACCAGAAAACCACGGCGGGCACCTGGAACGCCAGCCTCGACGTATCGGCGTTTCCGCAGCTCACTTCTGATTTTCCACTGCTCGATGCGCTGTATAATATGGCGCTGGAAGAAGCCCGGCGCGCCGTGGAGCCCGACGGCACGTTCCGCACCGGCCAGGAGTGGGCCGGCGTCTGGACCCGCGACATCAGCTACAGCATCATCCTGAGCCAGGCGCTGCTGCAGCCGGAAGTAGCCAAAACCAGTTTGCTGCGCAAAGTCACGCCCGAGGGCCGCATCATTCAGGACACCGGCACCGGCGGCGCCTACCCCGTTTCCACCGACCGGATTATCTGGGCCACAGCGGCCTGGGAAATCTACCTCACTACCGGCGACGAAGAATGGCTGCGCCAGGTGTACCCCATCATCCGGCGCACCATCGAAGACGACGAGCAGGTGGCGTACGATGCGCAAACCCATCTGGTGCGCGGCGAATCGTCGTTTCTGGACTGGCGCGAACAAACCTACCCCAAGTGGATGCAGCCCGCTGACATCTACCAGAGCGAAAACCTGGGCACCAACGCCGCGCATTATCAGGGCAACATCGTGCTGGGTTTGATGGCCGAAAAGCTGGGCGAAACCGCCGTGGCGCGCGACGCGCAAACCCGCGCCGCTCGTATCAAACAGGGCATCAACCAGCACCTGTGGCTGGACGACCGGGGTTACTACGGCCAGTTCCGCTACGGCCGCGTGCACCAGCAGGTGTCGCCGAAAGCAGAGGCGCTAGGCGAGGCACTGGCAGTGCTGTTTGGCGTGGCCGAAGGCAGCCGGCCGCAGACCGTGGTGGCCCACACGCCCGTTATGGACTACGGAGTACCGTGCATCTACCCGCAGATTTCCGGCATTCCGCCCTACCACAACAACGCCGTGTGGCCCTTCGTGCAAAGCTATTGGGGGCTGGCAGCGGCCAAAGTCGGCAACGAAACGGCTTTCCTGGAGAGCCTGATGGCCGTGGCCCGGCCCGCGGCGCTGTTTCTCACCAACAAGGAAAACTTCGTGGCCAGCAACGGCGACTTCGCCGGCACCCAGATCAACAGCAGCAACATGCTCTGGAGCCTCTCGGGCGCGCTGGGTCTGGTGTATAAGGGGTTGTTTGGCATGGATTTTCAGGCCGATCAGCTCACGTTCCGGCCGTTTGTGCCGCAGGCGTTGGCGGGCACCCGCCGGCTCACCAACCTCCGTTACCGGGGGGCCGTGCTGGATATCGAAATGACCGGCTTCGGCCAGGGCTACCACCGGATTACGCTGGACGGGCAGCCACTGCCCGATGGCACCATTCCGGCCACCCTCACCGGCGCCCACACCATCCGGATTGAGCTGAACAATCTGCCGCTGGCGGCCTCGTCGCAAAACAAAGTAACCCACCACGTAGCGCCGCCCACGCCCGCTGTACGTTATGCGGCCGGCGCCCTGGCGTGGCCGTCCGTGGAGGGCGCCCGCGCCTATCAGGTGCTGCGCAACGGCCAGTTTGCCGCCCGCACCACCGAATCCACTTATCCCGTACCCGGCGGCCAGCCTTTCGGCGAATATCAGGTGGTGGCCATTGATGCCCAGGGTTTCGAGAGCTTCGCCAGTGAGCCGGTGGTGCCGGAGGCGGCCCGCTACACGCAGGTTGTGGAAATTGAGACGGCCGCACCTAGGTCGGCTAAAGCGTACAGAGGCTACACTGGTAAAGGCTTCGTGGAAGTCAGTAAGACGTTGAACCGCCGCCTCGCGGTGCCCGTATCGGTGCCGACGACGGGCCACTATGCCCTCGATTTCCGCTACGCCAACGGCAACGGCCCCATCAACACCAGCAACAAGTGCGCTATCCGCACGCTACGCCTCGGCGCGCAGCTGCTGGGCACGGTGGTGCTGCCGCAGCGCGGCGTGAACGAGTGGTCGGACTGGGGCTACTCCAACCCGATTATAGTGCAGCTGCCCCGCGGCAAGTCAGTGCTGACCCTGACGCTGGCCCCGGCCAACGAGAACATGAACGGCGCCGTAAACGAGGCCATATTGGATCAACTGCGGCTTGTGCGAGTTGAGTAA
- a CDS encoding group III truncated hemoglobin gives MQTSAPRHDIQTEGDIKTLVDMLCHKATQDTLLGASFGAAARIHWPHYLTSQYRYWSSTLLGQGVAEGEPLPEQVALPRSGAHVEHWLNLFSSTVEEYFTGSKAEEAKHLARQMATRLSASRTRELPVD, from the coding sequence ATGCAAACCTCTGCTCCGCGCCACGACATTCAGACCGAAGGCGACATCAAGACGCTCGTTGATATGCTGTGCCACAAAGCCACGCAGGACACGCTGCTGGGAGCCAGCTTTGGGGCCGCTGCCCGCATCCACTGGCCGCACTATCTCACGTCGCAGTACCGCTACTGGAGCAGCACGCTGCTTGGCCAAGGCGTTGCTGAAGGAGAGCCGTTGCCAGAGCAGGTGGCTTTACCACGGAGTGGAGCCCACGTTGAGCATTGGCTGAACCTGTTTTCCTCGACGGTAGAAGAATATTTTACCGGCTCCAAAGCCGAAGAGGCGAAGCACCTGGCCCGCCAGATGGCCACCCGCCTCAGCGCCTCCCGCACCCGCGAGCTGCCCGTCGACTAA